In a genomic window of Pseudomonas putida:
- a CDS encoding NTP/NDP exchange transporter: MPRLPKWLDVRPSERSALVLGFAFHFCVLASYYLVRPLRDALGLEGGADKLQWLFTATFVVMLLMVPIFGALASRLPATRFVPLIYRLIAVSMLVFGLLIANHVAPVMVGRVFFVWISIYNLFIVSIFWSVLVDRFSSEQGRRLFGCIAAGGTLGTFIGPLLAATMATRLGPVALTLAAALLLEIAVRCYRGLLSRTQSQSGNRQIDERRMGGSMLAGITLILRSPYLLGMVLFMLLHTSAATLLYFEQGRIVAGSYADTGSRTQFFAVVDLIVSALTLTLQLLLTAPLIRWVGIGGALVAMPLATIVAFAAMALAPVPTTVALAQGLRRALEFAIVRPAREVLWTVVSREEKYKAKNVIETLVYRGGDAASGWLSAGLTALGAGFGLVALVIVPFAGVWAWTCLWLAGQQARRAASPPREREMS, encoded by the coding sequence ATGCCCAGGTTGCCAAAATGGCTTGATGTACGGCCTTCTGAACGTTCGGCCCTCGTTTTGGGTTTCGCGTTCCATTTCTGCGTGCTGGCCAGCTACTACCTGGTTCGGCCGCTGCGCGATGCCCTGGGGCTGGAGGGCGGTGCCGACAAGTTGCAGTGGCTGTTCACCGCCACGTTCGTGGTCATGCTGCTGATGGTGCCGATCTTCGGCGCGCTGGCCTCGCGATTGCCGGCCACGCGCTTCGTGCCGCTGATCTACCGCCTGATCGCGGTGTCGATGCTGGTGTTCGGTCTGCTGATCGCCAATCACGTCGCACCGGTGATGGTCGGGCGGGTGTTTTTCGTCTGGATCAGCATCTACAACCTGTTCATCGTCTCGATTTTTTGGAGCGTGCTGGTCGACCGCTTTTCCAGTGAGCAGGGGCGACGGCTGTTCGGTTGCATCGCGGCGGGTGGCACCTTGGGCACCTTCATCGGGCCGTTGCTGGCGGCGACCATGGCCACCCGGCTGGGGCCGGTGGCCTTGACCCTGGCGGCGGCGCTGCTGCTGGAAATCGCCGTGCGCTGCTATCGCGGGTTGCTGTCGCGCACGCAATCACAGTCGGGCAACCGGCAAATCGACGAACGGCGCATGGGCGGCAGCATGCTCGCCGGCATCACCCTGATCCTGCGCTCTCCCTACCTGCTGGGGATGGTGCTGTTCATGCTGCTGCACACCAGTGCCGCGACCTTGTTGTACTTCGAGCAGGGACGGATCGTCGCTGGCAGCTACGCTGATACTGGCAGCAGGACACAATTCTTCGCCGTGGTCGATCTGATCGTCTCGGCGCTGACGTTGACCTTGCAGCTGCTGCTGACCGCGCCGTTGATCCGCTGGGTGGGGATCGGCGGGGCGCTGGTGGCAATGCCCCTGGCGACGATCGTGGCCTTCGCCGCCATGGCGCTGGCGCCGGTGCCGACCACGGTGGCGCTGGCCCAGGGCCTGCGGCGGGCGTTGGAGTTCGCCATTGTGCGGCCGGCGCGCGAAGTGCTGTGGACGGTGGTCAGCCGCGAGGAGAAGTACAAGGCCAAGAACGTGATCGAGACCCTGGTCTATCGTGGTGGCGACGCGGCCAGCGGCTGGTTGTCCGCCGGTTTGACGGCCCTCGGTGCAGGCTTCGGCCTGGTGGCGCTGGTGATCGTGCCATTCGCCGGGGTGTGGGCCTGGACCTGTCTGTGGCTGGCCGGGCAGCAGGCGCGCCGGGCCGCGTCGCCACCACGGGAGAGGGAGATGTCATGA
- the glcF gene encoding glycolate oxidase subunit GlcF, with protein sequence MQTTLSESARRLPRAEEADSILRTCVHCGFCNATCPTYQLLGDELDGPRGRIYLIKQVLEGNEVTQKTQQHLDRCLSCRNCETTCPSGVDYHNLLDIGRAVVDAAVPRPIGQRLLREGLRTLVPHADLFKGLVSGGQMFRALLPETLQSKLPRSTAQRKPRPVPRHARRVLMLEGCVQPGLAPNTNVAAARVLDRLGISVTPCREAGCCGAVDYHLDAQAAGLDRARHNIDTWWPLIEMNGIEAIVQTASGCGAFIKDYGHLLASDPAYADKARRISALTKDLVEVLRDEPLEKLGIHNAHRLAFHCPCTLQHAQKLGGAVEKVLERLGFNLTIVPDSHLCCGSAGTYSLTQPELSRQLRDNKMNALESGYPEVIVTANIGCQSHLDGAGRTPVKHWIEVVEAALP encoded by the coding sequence ATGCAGACCACCCTGAGCGAGAGCGCCCGCCGACTGCCCCGCGCCGAAGAAGCCGACAGCATCCTGCGCACCTGCGTGCACTGCGGTTTCTGCAACGCCACCTGCCCGACCTACCAGTTGCTGGGCGATGAGCTGGATGGTCCGCGCGGGCGCATCTACCTGATCAAACAGGTGCTGGAAGGCAACGAAGTCACGCAGAAAACCCAGCAACACCTGGATCGCTGCCTGTCGTGTCGCAACTGCGAAACCACCTGCCCGTCCGGCGTCGACTACCACAACCTGCTGGACATCGGCCGCGCGGTGGTCGACGCGGCAGTACCGCGCCCCATCGGCCAGCGCCTGCTGCGCGAGGGGCTGCGCACGCTGGTGCCGCATGCGGATCTGTTCAAGGGTCTGGTCAGCGGCGGCCAGATGTTCCGCGCGTTGCTGCCCGAGACCCTGCAAAGCAAATTGCCGCGCAGCACTGCACAGAGAAAACCGCGCCCTGTACCCCGGCATGCGCGGCGGGTGTTGATGCTCGAAGGCTGCGTACAACCGGGCCTGGCACCCAATACCAATGTCGCCGCGGCCAGGGTGCTGGACCGGCTCGGCATCAGCGTCACGCCCTGCCGCGAGGCCGGTTGCTGCGGCGCCGTGGACTATCACCTGGACGCCCAGGCCGCTGGCCTGGATCGCGCCCGGCACAATATCGATACCTGGTGGCCGCTGATTGAAATGAACGGCATCGAGGCTATCGTGCAGACCGCCAGCGGCTGTGGCGCCTTCATCAAGGACTATGGCCACCTGCTCGCCAGCGATCCGGCCTATGCCGACAAGGCCCGCCGAATCAGCGCGCTGACCAAGGACCTGGTCGAGGTACTGCGCGATGAGCCGCTGGAAAAACTCGGCATCCACAACGCCCATCGCCTGGCCTTCCACTGCCCCTGCACCTTGCAGCACGCGCAGAAACTCGGTGGCGCCGTGGAGAAAGTGCTGGAACGCCTGGGCTTCAACCTGACCATCGTGCCCGACAGCCACCTGTGCTGCGGCTCGGCCGGCACTTATTCGCTGACCCAGCCCGAGCTGTCGCGGCAATTGCGCGACAACAAAATGAATGCCCTGGAAAGCGGCTACCCTGAAGTGATTGTCACGGCCAACATCGGCTGCCAGTCCCACCTCGACGGCGCGGGTCGCACGCCGGTCAAACACTGGATCGAGGTGGTCGAAGCGGCTTTGCCTTGA
- a CDS encoding aldo/keto reductase, translating into MSHADGLTRREILTLAAGVSAVLTFAPAVAQTVLATGTGGKTMQTRAIPSSNEPLPVVGLGTYRGFDVAPEDPAYKQLPGVLRALFEKGGTVIDSSPMYGRAEENTGELLSIHEPRSPAFLATKVWTRGREEGIAQMEQSFKLLQTDRIDLMQIHNLLDWQIHLPTLRHMKEQGRIRYIGITHYTPSAYEEVEAVLKAEPLDFLQINYALDDRGVEKRILPLCRERGVAVICNRPFGGGGLLGRLKDKPLPGWAAQVGVKTWPQLALKFLLSHSAVTCVIPGTGNPRYMAENAGAGFGPALTDAQRYQLIALVE; encoded by the coding sequence ATGAGCCATGCGGACGGTTTGACCCGCAGGGAAATACTCACGCTGGCTGCCGGTGTTTCGGCGGTCCTCACGTTCGCTCCGGCGGTTGCGCAAACCGTGCTGGCGACGGGAACAGGAGGCAAGACCATGCAGACCCGCGCCATTCCTTCGAGCAACGAGCCCCTGCCGGTGGTCGGGCTGGGCACCTATCGCGGTTTTGATGTCGCCCCTGAAGATCCGGCCTATAAACAGTTGCCCGGGGTGCTACGTGCGTTGTTCGAGAAGGGCGGGACAGTGATCGACAGCTCGCCGATGTACGGTCGCGCGGAAGAAAATACCGGCGAATTGCTGTCGATCCACGAGCCGCGCTCACCGGCGTTTCTGGCCACCAAGGTGTGGACCCGTGGCCGCGAAGAAGGGATTGCGCAGATGGAGCAGTCCTTCAAGTTGCTGCAGACCGACCGCATCGACCTGATGCAGATCCACAACCTGCTGGACTGGCAGATCCACCTGCCGACCTTGCGCCACATGAAGGAGCAGGGGCGAATCCGTTACATCGGCATCACCCATTACACCCCATCGGCCTATGAGGAAGTGGAAGCGGTGCTCAAGGCCGAGCCGCTGGACTTTCTGCAAATCAACTACGCCCTGGATGATCGCGGTGTCGAGAAGCGCATCCTGCCGCTGTGCCGGGAACGCGGCGTGGCGGTGATCTGCAACCGGCCGTTCGGTGGCGGCGGCCTGCTCGGCCGGCTCAAGGACAAACCGCTGCCCGGCTGGGCCGCACAGGTCGGGGTCAAGACCTGGCCGCAACTGGCGCTCAAGTTCCTCCTGTCGCATTCGGCCGTGACCTGCGTCATTCCCGGCACCGGCAATCCGCGCTACATGGCGGAGAACGCCGGGGCGGGCTTCGGTCCGGCGCTGACCGATGCGCAGCGTTATCAACTGATCGCGCTGGTGGAATAG
- a CDS encoding glucarate dehydratase family protein, producing MKITRVTVTPIAFRDPPLLNASGIHEPFALRSIIEIESDNGYIGLGESYGDAPALAIQQQLQSQLIGLDPFNLNQLRAIVQATVAANKPASIAGAELAPGSHASKAVSNAYSAFEVAFLDLQARSLNVPLVDLLGGAIRDEIPFSAYLFFKYAQHVDSPYKPDNWGEALNEEQIVAQARRMIEEYGFKSIKLKAGTLPPEHEVSCIKALKKAFPGYPLRIDPNGNWSLETSIRMAELLGDDLQYYEDPTPGLDGMAELHKRTGLPLATNMVVTDFDEFRRSVAQNSVQIVLADHHYWGGLRDTQALAKMCETFGLGVSMHSNSHLGISLMAMAHVAASVPNLDYACDTHYPWQEPDEEVIKGGKLPFVDGCVKITRAPGLGVELDHDQLGKLHDQYLTCGIRQRDDVKQMQRYKPEWKAVKPRF from the coding sequence TTGAAAATCACACGTGTCACCGTCACCCCCATCGCCTTCCGTGATCCGCCTTTGCTCAATGCCAGCGGCATTCATGAACCCTTCGCGCTGCGTTCGATCATCGAAATCGAGAGCGACAATGGCTACATCGGCCTCGGTGAAAGCTACGGCGACGCCCCGGCACTGGCGATCCAGCAGCAACTGCAAAGCCAGTTGATCGGCCTGGATCCGTTCAACCTCAACCAGCTGCGCGCCATCGTCCAGGCCACGGTAGCGGCGAACAAGCCGGCGAGTATCGCCGGGGCGGAACTGGCGCCCGGTTCCCATGCCAGCAAAGCGGTGAGCAACGCCTACTCGGCGTTCGAAGTGGCGTTCCTCGACCTGCAGGCGCGCTCCTTGAATGTGCCGCTGGTGGACCTGCTGGGCGGGGCGATTCGTGACGAGATTCCGTTCAGCGCCTACCTGTTCTTCAAATACGCGCAGCACGTCGACTCACCCTACAAGCCGGACAATTGGGGCGAGGCACTCAATGAGGAACAGATCGTCGCCCAGGCGCGGCGGATGATCGAGGAATACGGTTTCAAGAGCATCAAGCTCAAGGCCGGGACCTTGCCGCCGGAGCATGAGGTGTCGTGCATCAAGGCGCTGAAAAAGGCCTTTCCGGGCTACCCGCTGCGCATCGATCCGAACGGCAATTGGTCCCTGGAAACCTCGATTCGCATGGCCGAATTGCTGGGCGATGACTTGCAGTATTACGAAGACCCGACGCCAGGCCTGGACGGCATGGCCGAGCTGCACAAGCGCACCGGCCTGCCGCTGGCAACCAACATGGTGGTCACCGACTTCGACGAGTTCCGCCGCAGCGTGGCGCAGAACAGCGTGCAGATCGTCCTCGCCGACCACCACTACTGGGGCGGCCTGCGCGACACCCAGGCGCTGGCGAAAATGTGCGAAACCTTCGGCTTGGGCGTGTCGATGCATTCCAACTCGCACCTGGGCATCAGCCTGATGGCCATGGCCCATGTCGCCGCCTCGGTGCCGAACCTGGACTACGCCTGCGACACCCATTACCCGTGGCAGGAACCGGACGAAGAGGTGATCAAGGGCGGCAAGCTGCCGTTTGTCGATGGCTGCGTGAAGATCACCCGTGCGCCCGGGCTGGGCGTGGAGCTTGACCATGATCAACTGGGCAAGCTGCACGACCAGTACCTGACCTGCGGCATTCGCCAGCGCGATGACGTGAAGCAGATGCAGCGCTACAAGCCGGAGTGGAAGGCGGTCAAGCCACGGTTCTGA
- the yghX gene encoding YghX family hydrolase, protein MTRLTAKDFAPELLELYDYYAHGLINRREFLDRAALFTFGTMTASALLASLSPNYALAEQVEFTDPDILAEYITYPSPKGNGNVRGYLVRPTKATGKVGSVVVVHENRGLNPYIEDVARRLAKAGFIALAPDGLTSVGGYPGNDEKGKELQEKVNPEKLMNDFFAAVEWLMKHPEGSGKVGITGFCYGGGVTNAAAVAYPELGAAVSFYGRQPEAKDVPRIKAPLMLHYGELDTRINEGWPAFEKELKAGGKTYEAFIYPGVNHGFHNDSTPRYDKAAAELAWERTLGWFRKYLV, encoded by the coding sequence ATGACCCGTCTCACCGCGAAAGACTTTGCCCCGGAACTGCTGGAGCTCTACGACTACTACGCCCACGGCCTGATCAACCGCCGCGAATTTCTCGACCGGGCGGCGCTGTTCACCTTCGGCACCATGACCGCCAGTGCCCTGCTGGCCTCGTTGAGCCCGAACTACGCGCTGGCCGAGCAGGTGGAGTTCACCGACCCGGATATCCTCGCCGAGTACATCACCTACCCGTCTCCCAAGGGCAACGGCAATGTTCGCGGCTACCTGGTGCGCCCGACCAAGGCCACTGGCAAAGTCGGCTCGGTGGTGGTGGTGCATGAAAATCGCGGGTTGAACCCTTACATCGAAGACGTCGCCCGGCGATTGGCCAAGGCCGGTTTCATCGCCCTCGCCCCGGATGGCCTGACGTCGGTCGGCGGCTATCCGGGCAACGACGAGAAAGGCAAGGAGCTGCAGGAAAAGGTCAACCCGGAAAAGCTGATGAACGACTTCTTCGCCGCCGTCGAATGGCTGATGAAACATCCCGAAGGCAGCGGCAAAGTCGGCATCACCGGTTTCTGCTACGGCGGTGGTGTGACCAATGCGGCGGCGGTGGCCTATCCGGAATTGGGCGCCGCCGTGTCGTTCTACGGGCGCCAGCCGGAAGCCAAGGACGTGCCGAGGATCAAGGCACCGCTGATGTTGCATTACGGTGAACTGGATACGCGGATCAACGAGGGCTGGCCGGCGTTTGAGAAGGAATTGAAGGCCGGGGGCAAGACGTATGAAGCGTTTATCTATCCCGGCGTGAACCACGGGTTCCACAATGATTCGACACCGCGTTATGACAAGGCGGCGGCTGAACTGGCGTGGGAGAGGACGTTGGGTTGGTTTCGCAAATACCTGGTTTGA
- a CDS encoding peroxiredoxin — translation MAIRIGDEAPDFTADTTEGKINFHEWIGNGWAILFSHPKDFTPVCTTELGYLAKLKPEFDKRNTKILGLSIDPVSDHEKWVGDIAETQGTAVNYPLIGDENLVVAKLYDMIHPNASGGARTAVDNATVRSVFLVGPDKKIKAMLIYPMSAGRNFDEVLRLLDSLQLNAKHTVATPVNWRPGEDVIIPTSVSDEDAKKKYPDGFKTLKPYLRTVAQPK, via the coding sequence ATGGCCATTCGCATAGGCGACGAAGCACCGGATTTCACCGCCGACACCACCGAAGGCAAGATCAATTTTCACGAATGGATTGGCAACGGCTGGGCCATCCTGTTTTCCCATCCCAAGGATTTCACCCCGGTCTGCACCACTGAACTGGGGTATCTGGCCAAGCTCAAGCCGGAGTTCGACAAACGCAACACCAAGATCCTGGGCTTGAGCATCGACCCGGTCAGCGACCACGAGAAGTGGGTTGGTGATATCGCCGAAACCCAGGGCACAGCCGTCAACTATCCGCTGATCGGCGACGAAAACCTGGTGGTGGCCAAGCTCTACGACATGATCCACCCCAACGCCAGCGGCGGTGCGCGCACGGCGGTGGACAACGCCACTGTACGTTCGGTGTTCCTGGTCGGGCCGGACAAGAAGATCAAGGCGATGCTGATCTATCCGATGAGTGCCGGACGCAATTTCGATGAGGTGCTGCGTCTGCTCGATTCGCTGCAACTCAATGCCAAGCACACCGTGGCCACGCCGGTGAACTGGCGCCCGGGGGAGGATGTGATCATTCCGACGTCGGTGTCGGATGAGGATGCGAAGAAGAAGTACCCGGATGGCTTCAAGACCTTGAAGCCGTATCTGCGGACTGTGGCACAGCCGAAGTAG
- a CDS encoding heme-binding protein produces the protein MKSKAILSQTEVQRILTAARTEAQNNQWPVTIVVVDDGGHPLALERLDGAAPISAYIATEKARTSALGRKESKGYEEMVNAGRTAFVTAPLLTSLEGGVPVIVDGQVIGAVGVSGVKAEQDAQVAKAGAQSLK, from the coding sequence ATGAAAAGCAAAGCCATTCTCAGCCAGACCGAGGTACAGCGAATACTCACCGCCGCGCGCACCGAAGCGCAGAACAACCAGTGGCCGGTGACCATCGTGGTCGTCGATGACGGCGGCCATCCCCTGGCCCTCGAACGCCTGGACGGCGCGGCGCCCATCAGCGCCTACATCGCCACCGAAAAGGCCCGTACGTCAGCGCTGGGCCGAAAGGAATCGAAGGGCTATGAAGAGATGGTCAACGCCGGACGTACCGCGTTTGTCACCGCGCCCCTGCTGACCTCGCTGGAAGGCGGTGTGCCGGTCATCGTCGACGGCCAGGTGATCGGCGCCGTCGGCGTGTCCGGGGTCAAGGCCGAGCAGGATGCGCAGGTGGCGAAGGCCGGCGCGCAATCCCTCAAATAA
- a CDS encoding LysR family transcriptional regulator encodes MFELTQLRCFTTVATELNFRRAAERLNMTQPPLSRQIQLLEHHLGVELFTRSTRSVALTAAGRAFFIEAQNLLERAQQAAVTARRFAEGDIGSVNISFVGSAVYEFLPKVIAEARLTQPHVKIDLAEMNTYQQHEALRARRVDLGIARAPLLEPGYSTECLVREPFVLAVPSTHPLATAATVSVQDLDAQPFLMYSHVAYPPFNELLTGTLRSARVAPDYVQWLGSSLTILALVNAAMGLALVPRCATSVVFKNVVFRDIDLGEGVQSELHLIWRENNDNPAFAMLLEGIRRAVREGWGS; translated from the coding sequence ATGTTCGAACTGACCCAACTGCGCTGCTTCACCACCGTGGCCACGGAACTGAATTTCCGTCGCGCCGCCGAACGCCTGAACATGACCCAGCCACCGCTCAGCCGGCAGATTCAACTGCTGGAACATCACCTGGGGGTCGAGCTGTTCACCCGCAGCACCCGCAGCGTCGCCCTCACTGCCGCTGGCCGGGCGTTCTTCATCGAAGCGCAGAACCTGCTGGAGCGCGCCCAGCAAGCGGCGGTGACCGCACGGCGTTTTGCCGAGGGCGATATCGGTTCCGTCAACATAAGCTTTGTCGGCAGCGCGGTTTACGAGTTCCTGCCCAAGGTCATTGCCGAGGCCCGACTGACCCAGCCCCACGTGAAAATCGATTTGGCGGAAATGAACACCTACCAGCAGCACGAAGCCCTGCGCGCCCGCCGCGTCGACCTGGGCATCGCCCGTGCGCCGCTGCTGGAACCCGGTTACTCCACCGAATGCCTGGTGCGCGAGCCGTTCGTGCTGGCGGTGCCCAGTACCCATCCCCTGGCCACGGCGGCCACGGTGTCAGTGCAGGACCTCGACGCCCAGCCGTTCCTGATGTACTCCCACGTCGCCTACCCGCCCTTCAACGAACTGCTGACCGGCACCCTGCGCTCGGCCCGCGTCGCCCCGGACTACGTGCAATGGCTCGGCTCGTCCCTGACCATCCTCGCCCTGGTCAACGCCGCCATGGGCCTGGCCCTGGTGCCCCGCTGCGCCACCAGCGTGGTGTTCAAGAACGTGGTGTTCCGCGACATCGACCTGGGCGAAGGGGTGCAGAGCGAACTGCACCTGATCTGGCGCGAGAACAACGACAACCCGGCGTTCGCGATGTTGCTGGAGGGAATTCGGCGGGCTGTGCGGGAGGGTTGGGGCTCGTAG
- a CDS encoding MFS transporter produces the protein MNTVQSPPDPNVLARAAAKVKRHVLPLFVIMFIVNYIDRVNIGFVRSHMETDLGIGAAAYGLGAGLFFVGYAIFEVPSNMLLQRYGARAWLTRIMFTWGAAAMAMAFVRGETSFYVLRFILGAAEAGFFPGIIYYFTQWLPSSERGKAMAIFLSGSAIASVISGPVSGALLHINGLNLHGWQWMFLIEGFASIVLCGFVWFWLQSHPRQAKWLSDEEKTALTTAIELEQQARDASHTVKPSMFKLLADRQIALFCFIYFSIALTIYGATFWLPSMIKKMGNLGDFQVGLFNSIPWIISIVAMYGFAAMASKWKNQQAWVAVTLVIAAFGMFMSTTGGPIFAFVAICFAAIGFKAASALFWPIPQSYLDARIAAAVIALINSIGNLGGFVAPTTFGFLEQTTGSIEGGLYGLAATSLVAAIVIFFARTSPRGSALEGALEKKPLSHQALKSDPTGAAS, from the coding sequence TTGAATACCGTCCAGAGTCCACCCGACCCGAATGTGCTGGCCCGCGCGGCCGCCAAGGTCAAGCGTCACGTCCTGCCGCTGTTCGTGATCATGTTCATCGTCAACTACATCGACCGGGTCAACATCGGCTTCGTGCGCAGTCACATGGAAACCGACCTGGGGATCGGCGCTGCGGCCTATGGCCTGGGTGCCGGGCTGTTTTTCGTCGGTTACGCGATCTTCGAAGTGCCGTCCAACATGCTGTTGCAACGCTACGGCGCCCGCGCCTGGCTGACCCGCATCATGTTCACCTGGGGCGCCGCCGCGATGGCGATGGCCTTCGTGCGCGGTGAAACCAGTTTCTACGTGCTGCGCTTCATTCTCGGCGCCGCCGAAGCGGGTTTCTTCCCCGGCATCATTTATTACTTCACCCAATGGCTGCCTTCGAGCGAACGCGGCAAGGCCATGGCGATATTCCTCAGTGGCTCGGCCATCGCCTCAGTGATTTCCGGTCCGGTGTCCGGCGCGTTGCTGCACATCAACGGCCTAAACCTGCACGGCTGGCAGTGGATGTTCCTGATCGAAGGCTTCGCGTCCATCGTGCTCTGCGGTTTCGTCTGGTTCTGGCTGCAGTCCCATCCACGGCAAGCGAAGTGGCTCAGCGACGAAGAAAAGACCGCGCTGACCACCGCCATCGAGCTGGAGCAGCAGGCTCGCGATGCCAGCCATACGGTCAAGCCATCGATGTTCAAGTTGCTGGCCGACCGGCAGATCGCGCTGTTCTGCTTCATCTACTTCTCCATCGCCTTGACTATTTACGGCGCCACTTTCTGGCTGCCGAGCATGATCAAGAAGATGGGCAACCTCGGCGACTTCCAGGTCGGGCTGTTCAACTCGATTCCGTGGATCATCTCCATCGTCGCGATGTACGGCTTCGCCGCCATGGCCAGCAAATGGAAAAACCAGCAGGCGTGGGTGGCGGTGACGCTGGTGATCGCCGCGTTCGGCATGTTCATGTCCACCACCGGCGGCCCGATCTTCGCTTTCGTCGCCATCTGTTTCGCGGCCATCGGCTTCAAGGCGGCCTCGGCACTGTTCTGGCCGATTCCGCAAAGCTATCTGGATGCCCGGATCGCGGCGGCGGTGATTGCCCTGATCAACTCCATCGGCAACCTCGGCGGCTTCGTCGCCCCGACCACCTTCGGTTTCCTGGAGCAGACCACCGGTTCCATCGAGGGCGGCCTGTATGGCCTGGCGGCGACCTCGCTGGTGGCGGCCATCGTGATCTTCTTCGCCCGCACTTCGCCTCGGGGCAGCGCCCTTGAAGGTGCGCTGGAAAAAAAGCCCCTCAGTCATCAAGCACTGAAATCTGATCCAACGGGAGCAGCCTCTTGA
- a CDS encoding alpha/beta hydrolase produces MPPTNVSRMSRNLVLLLVLLAALYLALCAALFVFQRALIYYPQPRTDTLAPLLSLAVDDAQVNVSTRPHTGPKALIYFGGNAEDVSRSLPAFAAAFPDQALYFLHYRGYGGSSGSPSEEALARDAMALFDKVYADHPHITVLGRSLGSGVAVRLASVRPVANLLLVTPYNSLEELAERQFRWFPVQWLLTDKFESWRYAEHIAVPTRLIAASDDEVIPASSTRRLFSHFPEGVATLQVIAGTGHNSISDSPDYLKALEDL; encoded by the coding sequence ATGCCGCCCACTAACGTTAGCCGAATGTCCCGAAACCTGGTGTTACTCCTCGTCCTGCTCGCGGCGCTGTACCTGGCGCTGTGCGCGGCGCTGTTCGTGTTTCAGCGCGCGCTCATCTACTACCCGCAACCCCGGACCGACACCTTGGCTCCGCTGCTGAGCCTGGCCGTCGATGATGCGCAGGTGAACGTGTCGACCCGCCCGCACACCGGGCCCAAGGCCCTGATCTATTTCGGTGGTAATGCCGAAGACGTTTCCCGCAGCCTGCCGGCCTTCGCGGCGGCCTTCCCCGACCAAGCGCTGTATTTCCTGCATTACCGAGGTTACGGCGGCAGCAGCGGCTCGCCCTCCGAAGAAGCGCTCGCCCGCGATGCCATGGCCCTGTTCGACAAGGTCTATGCCGATCATCCGCACATCACTGTGCTTGGGCGTAGCCTCGGTTCAGGTGTGGCCGTGCGCCTGGCCAGCGTGCGCCCGGTGGCGAATCTGCTGCTGGTCACGCCTTACAACAGTCTGGAGGAACTGGCTGAACGGCAGTTTCGCTGGTTTCCGGTGCAGTGGTTGCTGACCGATAAATTCGAATCCTGGCGCTATGCCGAACACATCGCGGTGCCGACGAGGTTGATAGCGGCCTCGGATGACGAAGTGATTCCGGCGTCCAGCACCCGGCGGCTGTTCAGTCATTTCCCCGAGGGTGTAGCGACGCTGCAAGTAATTGCGGGCACAGGACACAACTCCATCAGTGACAGCCCCGACTACCTCAAGGCACTGGAAGACCTGTAG